One Desulfocurvibacter africanus subsp. africanus DSM 2603 DNA segment encodes these proteins:
- the nifD gene encoding nitrogenase molybdenum-iron protein alpha chain — MPTKKAMTPAEVKEEILRRYPTKVARKRDKQFLVHEGPEAMQTKDIQANVRTIPGIITQRGCTYAGCKGVILGPTRDIVNITHGPIGCGFYSWLTRRNQTDASAPDAANYMTYCFSTDMTEHDIVFGGMNKLRQAVQEAYDLFKPRAIAIFSTCPVGLIGDDVHAVAREMKEKLNAIDPNHKVNIFAFSCEGYKGVSQSAGHHIANNQIFTHVVGEEMKRPEGKYLINMLGEYNIGGDAFEIERILDKCGITLNSSFSGNSTYEQFARAGVADLNCVMCHRSINYVADMMETKWGIPWIKVNFIGAKSTAKSLRKIAQYFGDKQLIDRVEEVIAEEMKNVDATLADVKPRTTGKTAMLFVGGSRAHHYQDLFKELGMRSIGAGYEFAHRDDYEGRRVIPDIKVDADSRNIEELHIEQDPANYNPRKTDEELKQLEAAGFEFKEYAGLIPDMDKDTLIIDDINSWETEKLIEIMKPDIFCAGIKEKYAVEKLGVPLKQLHNYDMGGPYAGFKGAMNYYLEIDRLVNSKIWSYLEAPWDKEPELSATYVG; from the coding sequence ATGCCTACCAAGAAGGCAATGACCCCCGCTGAGGTCAAGGAAGAGATCCTCAGGCGATACCCCACCAAGGTGGCCAGGAAGCGCGACAAGCAGTTCCTGGTGCACGAGGGGCCGGAGGCCATGCAGACAAAGGATATCCAGGCCAACGTCCGGACCATCCCCGGCATCATAACCCAGCGCGGCTGCACCTACGCGGGCTGCAAGGGCGTTATCCTGGGTCCCACGCGGGACATCGTGAACATCACCCATGGCCCCATCGGCTGCGGCTTCTATTCCTGGCTCACGCGCCGCAACCAGACCGACGCATCGGCGCCGGACGCGGCCAACTACATGACCTACTGCTTCTCGACGGACATGACCGAGCACGACATCGTGTTCGGCGGCATGAACAAGCTGCGCCAAGCCGTCCAGGAAGCCTATGACCTGTTCAAGCCCCGGGCCATCGCGATTTTCTCCACCTGTCCCGTGGGCCTCATCGGCGACGACGTGCACGCCGTGGCGCGCGAGATGAAGGAGAAGCTCAACGCGATTGACCCGAACCACAAGGTCAACATCTTCGCCTTCTCCTGCGAGGGCTACAAGGGCGTGTCCCAGTCCGCGGGCCACCATATCGCCAACAACCAGATCTTCACCCACGTGGTGGGCGAGGAGATGAAGCGGCCCGAGGGCAAGTACCTCATCAACATGCTCGGCGAGTACAACATCGGCGGCGACGCCTTCGAGATCGAGCGAATCCTGGACAAGTGCGGCATCACGCTCAACTCGTCCTTCTCCGGCAACTCGACTTACGAGCAGTTCGCCCGCGCCGGCGTAGCCGACCTGAACTGCGTCATGTGCCACCGCTCCATCAACTACGTGGCCGACATGATGGAGACCAAGTGGGGCATCCCCTGGATCAAGGTCAACTTCATCGGCGCCAAGTCCACGGCCAAGTCGCTGCGCAAGATCGCCCAGTATTTCGGCGACAAGCAGCTCATCGACAGGGTCGAGGAAGTCATCGCCGAGGAAATGAAGAACGTGGACGCCACGCTGGCCGACGTGAAGCCGCGCACCACGGGCAAGACGGCCATGCTTTTCGTGGGCGGCTCCCGCGCCCACCACTACCAGGATCTGTTCAAGGAGTTGGGCATGCGGTCCATCGGCGCGGGCTACGAGTTCGCCCACCGCGACGACTACGAGGGCCGGCGCGTGATCCCGGACATCAAGGTCGACGCGGATAGCCGCAACATCGAGGAGCTCCACATTGAACAGGACCCGGCCAACTACAACCCGCGCAAGACGGATGAAGAGCTGAAGCAGCTCGAAGCCGCTGGGTTCGAGTTCAAGGAGTACGCCGGCCTCATCCCGGACATGGACAAGGACACGCTGATCATCGATGACATCAACTCCTGGGAAACCGAGAAGCTCATCGAGATCATGAAGCCCGACATCTTCTGCGCCGGCATCAAGGAAAAGTACGCCGTGGAGAAGCTGGGAGTGCCGCTCAAGCAGCTGCACAACTACGACATGGGCGGACCCTACGCCGGCTTCAAGGGCGCGATGAACTACTACCTGGAGATCGACCGGCTGGTGAACAGCAAGATTTGGAGCTACCTCGAGGCCCCCTGGGACAAGGAGCCCGAGCTGTCCGCCACCTACGTCGGCTAG
- the nifK gene encoding nitrogenase molybdenum-iron protein subunit beta, with the protein MTLLRHTSKEIKDRSALTINPAKTCQPVGAMYAALGIHGCLPHSHGSQGCCSYHRSMLTRHYKEPVYAGTSSFTEGASVFGGQANLLQAFQNIFEIYDPDVVAVHSTCLSETIGDDMPQIADKAVKEGKVPEGKVVVTASTPSYVGSHVTGFANMVQGMVKGLATKKDKKNGKINVIPGFVEPSDMGEIKRLCKLMDVPIILFPDTDGVLNGPLTGKHKMFPDGGVTVEELRDTANSMGTLALGEWGSSLAAKYLDSTHKVPCQILGLPLGLTATDSFIDALRKMAGKSVPAEISFERGQLVDVMKDYHQYLYRRKVALAGDPDQLIALTEFLVSLDMIPAHIVTGTPGKKFEERIREITKDVPYKVNVKVEGDMFMLHQWIKNDPVDLLIGNTYMKYIARDEDIPLVRHGLPILDRVGHQYFPTVGYKGGLRLLEKILDAILTRKDRDDPETSFELAL; encoded by the coding sequence ATGACGCTGCTCAGACATACATCCAAGGAAATCAAGGACCGTTCGGCCCTTACCATCAACCCGGCCAAGACCTGCCAGCCGGTTGGAGCCATGTACGCGGCCCTGGGCATCCACGGCTGTCTGCCGCACAGCCACGGATCGCAGGGCTGCTGCTCCTACCACCGCAGCATGCTCACGCGCCACTACAAGGAGCCGGTCTACGCAGGCACCAGCTCCTTCACCGAAGGCGCCAGCGTGTTCGGCGGACAGGCCAACCTGTTGCAGGCCTTTCAGAACATCTTCGAAATCTATGATCCCGATGTGGTGGCCGTGCACTCCACCTGCCTGTCGGAGACCATCGGCGACGACATGCCGCAGATCGCCGACAAGGCAGTCAAGGAAGGCAAGGTGCCCGAGGGCAAAGTGGTTGTGACCGCTTCCACGCCTTCCTACGTTGGCAGCCATGTGACCGGTTTCGCCAACATGGTCCAGGGCATGGTCAAGGGCCTGGCGACCAAGAAGGACAAGAAGAACGGCAAGATCAACGTCATTCCGGGCTTCGTGGAGCCCTCGGACATGGGCGAGATCAAGCGGCTGTGCAAGCTGATGGACGTGCCCATCATCCTGTTCCCGGATACCGACGGAGTGCTCAACGGCCCGCTGACCGGCAAGCACAAGATGTTCCCGGACGGCGGCGTGACAGTGGAGGAGCTGCGCGATACGGCCAACTCCATGGGCACCCTGGCTCTGGGCGAATGGGGCAGCAGCCTGGCAGCCAAGTACCTGGATTCCACCCACAAGGTGCCCTGCCAGATCCTGGGCCTGCCCCTGGGCCTGACCGCCACGGACAGCTTCATCGACGCCCTGCGCAAGATGGCCGGCAAGTCCGTGCCCGCGGAGATCTCTTTCGAGCGCGGCCAGCTGGTGGACGTCATGAAGGACTACCACCAGTACCTGTACCGCCGGAAGGTGGCCCTGGCGGGCGACCCTGACCAGCTCATCGCCCTGACCGAGTTCCTGGTCAGCCTGGACATGATCCCGGCGCATATCGTCACCGGCACGCCGGGCAAGAAGTTCGAGGAGCGCATCCGCGAGATCACCAAGGACGTGCCCTACAAGGTCAACGTCAAGGTCGAGGGCGACATGTTCATGCTCCATCAGTGGATCAAGAACGACCCCGTGGATCTGCTCATCGGCAACACATACATGAAGTACATCGCCCGCGACGAGGACATCCCGCTGGTGCGCCACGGCTTGCCCATCCTCGACCGCGTCGGACACCAGTACTTCCCGACCGTGGGCTACAAGGGCGGCCTGCGCCTGCTGGAAAAGATCCTGGACGCTATCCTGACCCGCAAGGATCGCGACGACCCCGAAACTAGCTTCGAGCTCGCTCTGTAA
- a CDS encoding NifB/NifX family molybdenum-iron cluster-binding protein, which produces MHASTCRCPGATHTGISLPLPLAGRVNALCRYSPPAHVGPLVEPEQAVEYVRQAKAALGDIAAVSITGPGEPMAQPGRTLQALVALRQAFPELALRVSSNGLGLAEHAETLARLNVGLVTLRAHAVSVDTLTRLFAWIRPSVRTLTIKLAAGEMLAAQVLAVQALHGQGLNVKVHSLLVPGINDAEMGPLARIMAEAGASCMHVHPFAPFAGAPEDARPPTAEELGKARNKAGSHLEQIDACRTCAGQDSASALAGLTAKAGGPTAERPYVAVATTDGAEVNEHLGRAVRLLIYGADGGMGRMVGVRQAPEPGGGEERWKKLAETLADCCALLVADAGETPRAALAGHGLQVRRVGGFIEDAVADALGLKGLQRKKNQDCNPSIDSQGD; this is translated from the coding sequence ATGCATGCAAGCACATGCCGCTGCCCCGGTGCGACGCACACCGGCATCAGCCTGCCCCTGCCGTTGGCCGGCCGCGTAAACGCCCTGTGCCGCTACAGCCCGCCGGCCCATGTCGGGCCGCTGGTGGAGCCGGAGCAGGCAGTTGAGTACGTGCGCCAGGCCAAAGCCGCGCTGGGCGACATCGCGGCCGTAAGCATCACCGGACCGGGCGAGCCCATGGCCCAGCCAGGCAGGACGCTCCAGGCGCTGGTCGCCCTGCGCCAAGCCTTCCCGGAACTGGCCCTGCGCGTGTCCAGCAATGGCCTGGGCTTGGCCGAGCATGCCGAAACCCTGGCCAGGCTGAACGTCGGGCTTGTCACCTTGCGCGCTCATGCCGTCAGCGTGGATACGCTCACTCGGCTCTTCGCCTGGATACGGCCGAGCGTGCGCACCCTAACCATCAAGCTGGCCGCCGGTGAAATGCTGGCAGCCCAGGTTCTGGCTGTGCAGGCCCTGCACGGACAAGGCCTGAACGTGAAGGTGCACAGCCTGCTTGTACCCGGAATCAATGATGCCGAGATGGGCCCCCTGGCCAGGATCATGGCCGAGGCCGGTGCGAGCTGCATGCACGTGCACCCCTTCGCGCCCTTTGCGGGCGCTCCCGAGGATGCCCGGCCGCCTACGGCCGAGGAGTTGGGCAAGGCCCGAAACAAGGCCGGGAGCCACCTGGAGCAGATCGACGCCTGCCGGACCTGCGCCGGACAGGACAGCGCGAGCGCCCTGGCTGGATTGACCGCCAAGGCGGGCGGGCCGACGGCGGAGCGGCCATACGTGGCCGTGGCGACCACCGACGGAGCCGAGGTCAACGAGCATTTGGGCCGGGCCGTGCGGCTGCTGATCTATGGGGCCGATGGCGGCATGGGCCGCATGGTCGGCGTGCGACAGGCTCCCGAGCCGGGCGGCGGCGAGGAACGCTGGAAGAAGCTGGCCGAGACGCTTGCCGACTGCTGCGCCCTGCTGGTGGCCGATGCCGGCGAGACCCCGCGCGCGGCCCTGGCCGGACATGGCCTGCAAGTGCGCCGCGTGGGCGGCTTCATCGAGGACGCCGTGGCCGACGCCCTGGGTCTGAAGGGCCTGCAACGGAAAAAGAATCAAGACTGTAATCCCAGCATCGACTCACAAGGAGATTGA
- a CDS encoding (2Fe-2S) ferredoxin domain-containing protein yields MASKPSCHILVCASFRVSGDPKGVCHKKGSTGLLQYIEEGLLDRGIDGLVCATGCMKQCDDGPIMVVYPQGHWYKAVDSEDKIDEILEACENGGAAEDHLLFK; encoded by the coding sequence ATGGCCAGCAAACCTTCCTGTCACATCCTGGTCTGCGCCAGCTTCCGAGTTTCCGGCGACCCCAAGGGCGTCTGCCACAAGAAGGGCTCAACCGGACTTCTGCAATACATCGAAGAGGGGCTGCTGGACCGGGGCATCGACGGCCTGGTCTGCGCCACGGGCTGCATGAAGCAGTGCGACGACGGCCCCATCATGGTCGTCTACCCCCAAGGCCACTGGTACAAGGCCGTCGATAGCGAGGACAAGATCGACGAGATCCTCGAAGCCTGCGAAAACGGCGGGGCCGCCGAGGACCACCTGCTGTTCAAGTAG